A window of the Streptomyces griseochromogenes genome harbors these coding sequences:
- the rplD gene encoding 50S ribosomal protein L4 yields MSTVDILSPAGDKAGSVELPAEIFDAKVSVPLIHQVVVAQLAAARQGTHKTKTRGEVRGGGKKPYRQKGTGRARQGSTRAPQFAGGGVVHGPVPRDYSQRTPKKMKAAALRGALTDRARHNRIHVVSGVVEGAISTKAAKSLFGKISERKNLLLVVERSDEAAWLSARNLPQVHILEPGQLNTYDVLVSDDVVFTQAAFESFVSGPKAADTEGSEA; encoded by the coding sequence ATGAGCACTGTTGACATCCTTTCGCCGGCGGGCGACAAGGCCGGTTCCGTCGAGCTCCCCGCGGAGATCTTCGACGCCAAGGTCAGCGTTCCGCTGATCCACCAGGTCGTCGTCGCGCAGCTGGCCGCTGCCCGTCAGGGCACGCACAAGACGAAGACCCGTGGCGAGGTCCGTGGTGGCGGCAAGAAGCCGTACCGCCAGAAGGGCACCGGTCGCGCCCGTCAGGGTTCGACCCGCGCGCCGCAGTTCGCCGGTGGTGGCGTCGTGCACGGTCCCGTGCCGCGTGACTACTCGCAGCGGACCCCCAAGAAGATGAAGGCCGCCGCCCTGCGCGGTGCCCTCACCGACCGGGCGCGTCACAACCGCATCCACGTCGTTTCCGGCGTGGTCGAGGGTGCGATCTCCACCAAGGCCGCCAAGAGCCTGTTCGGCAAGATCTCGGAGCGCAAGAACCTGCTCCTGGTCGTCGAGCGCTCGGACGAGGCCGCGTGGCTGTCCGCCCGCAACCTGCCCCAGGTCCACATCCTGGAGCCGGGCCAGCTGAACACGTACGACGTTCTCGTCTCGGACGACGTGGTCTTCACCCAGGCCGCTTTCGAGTCCTTCGTGTCTGGCCCCAAGGCCGCTGACACCGAAGGGAGCGAGGCCTGA
- the rplW gene encoding 50S ribosomal protein L23, which produces MATRHPSIASKAAKAAKAARVAKAKRHATEGKNTVETPLSKSFTDPRDVLLKPVVSEKSYALLDENKYTFVVAPGANKTQIKQAVQAVFDVKVTGVNTINRQGKRKRTRTGFGQRAATKRAIVTLAEGDRIDIFGGPTA; this is translated from the coding sequence ATGGCTACGCGTCACCCGAGCATTGCCTCGAAGGCCGCCAAGGCCGCCAAGGCCGCGCGCGTCGCCAAGGCGAAGCGCCACGCCACCGAGGGCAAGAACACCGTCGAGACGCCGCTGAGCAAGTCCTTCACGGACCCCCGTGACGTGCTGCTCAAGCCGGTCGTCTCGGAGAAGAGCTACGCGCTCCTCGACGAGAACAAGTACACGTTCGTCGTCGCCCCGGGCGCCAACAAGACCCAGATCAAGCAGGCCGTCCAGGCGGTCTTCGACGTCAAGGTCACCGGGGTCAACACGATCAACCGCCAGGGCAAGCGCAAGCGGACCCGCACCGGTTTCGGCCAGCGTGCCGCGACCAAGCGCGCGATCGTGACCCTCGCCGAGGGCGACCGTATCGACATCTTCGGCGGTCCGACCGCCTAA
- the rplC gene encoding 50S ribosomal protein L3: MAKQIKGILGEKLGMTQVWDENNRVVPVTVVKAGPNVVTQVRTNDVDGYESVQIAFGEIDPRKVNKPLKGHFAKADVTPRRHLVEIRTADASEYTLGQEITAEVFEAGIKVDVTGKSKGKGFAGVMKRHNFKGLGAGHGTQRKHRSPGSIGGCATPGRVFKGLRMAGRMGNERVTTQNLTVHAVDAEKGLLLIKGAVPGPNGGLVLVRTAAKGA; encoded by the coding sequence ATGGCTAAGCAGATCAAGGGCATCCTGGGCGAGAAGCTCGGCATGACGCAGGTGTGGGACGAGAACAACCGTGTTGTTCCGGTCACCGTCGTCAAGGCCGGCCCCAACGTCGTCACCCAGGTTCGTACGAACGATGTCGACGGCTACGAGTCGGTCCAGATCGCCTTCGGCGAGATCGACCCGCGCAAGGTGAACAAGCCCCTCAAGGGCCACTTCGCCAAGGCCGACGTCACTCCCCGCCGCCACCTCGTCGAGATCCGTACCGCTGACGCCAGCGAGTACACCCTCGGCCAGGAGATCACCGCCGAGGTGTTCGAGGCCGGCATCAAGGTCGACGTGACCGGCAAGAGCAAGGGCAAGGGCTTCGCCGGTGTCATGAAGCGTCACAACTTCAAGGGCCTCGGCGCCGGACACGGCACCCAGCGCAAGCACCGCTCGCCCGGTTCCATCGGTGGCTGCGCCACCCCGGGCCGTGTGTTCAAGGGCCTCCGCATGGCGGGTCGCATGGGCAACGAGCGGGTCACCACCCAGAACCTGACCGTCCACGCCGTTGACGCGGAGAAGGGTCTGCTGCTCATCAAGGGCGCGGTTCCCGGTCCGAACGGCGGCCTCGTCCTGGTCCGCACCGCGGCCAAGGGGGCCTGA
- the rpsJ gene encoding 30S ribosomal protein S10 — translation MAGQKIRIRLKAYDHEVIDSSAKKIVETVTRTGASVAGPVPLPTEKNVYCVIKSPHKYKDSREHFEMRTHKRLIDILDPTPKTVDSLMRLDLPAGVDIEIKL, via the coding sequence ATGGCGGGACAGAAGATCCGCATCCGGCTCAAGGCCTACGACCACGAGGTCATCGACTCCTCGGCGAAGAAGATCGTCGAGACGGTGACCCGCACTGGTGCGTCGGTCGCGGGCCCGGTGCCGCTGCCCACTGAGAAGAACGTGTACTGCGTCATCAAGTCGCCGCACAAGTACAAGGACTCGCGCGAGCACTTCGAGATGCGCACGCACAAGCGCCTGATCGACATTCTCGACCCCACCCCCAAGACCGTTGACTCTCTGATGCGACTCGACCTCCCGGCCGGTGTCGACATCGAGATCAAGCTCTGA
- the rplB gene encoding 50S ribosomal protein L2, with protein MGIRKYKPTTPGRRGASVADFVEVTRSTPEKSLVRPLHSKGGRNNAGRVTVRHQGGGHKRAYRVIDFRRHDKDGVPAKVAHIEYDPNRTARIALLHYADGEKRYILAPRNLQQGDRVENGPGADIKPGNNLALRNIPVGTTIHAIELRPGGGAKFARSAGASVQLLAKEGSMAHLRMPSGEVRLVDIRCRATIGEVGNAEQSNINWGKAGRKRWLGVRPTVRGVVMNPVDHPHGGGEGRTSGGRHPVSPWGKKEGRTRSPKKASNKYIVRRRKTNKKR; from the coding sequence ATGGGAATCCGCAAGTACAAGCCGACTACGCCGGGCCGTCGTGGCGCCAGCGTCGCCGACTTCGTCGAGGTCACGCGGTCCACGCCGGAGAAGTCGCTGGTCCGCCCCCTGCACAGCAAGGGCGGCCGTAACAACGCCGGTCGTGTGACCGTTCGCCACCAGGGTGGCGGACACAAGCGCGCCTACCGAGTGATCGACTTCCGTCGTCACGACAAGGACGGCGTGCCGGCGAAGGTCGCGCACATCGAGTACGACCCCAACCGCACCGCGCGCATCGCGCTGCTGCACTACGCCGACGGCGAGAAGCGCTACATCCTCGCCCCGCGCAACCTGCAGCAGGGTGACCGCGTCGAGAACGGTCCCGGGGCCGACATCAAGCCGGGCAACAACCTGGCCCTCCGCAACATCCCGGTCGGTACCACGATCCACGCGATCGAGCTCCGTCCCGGTGGCGGTGCCAAGTTCGCCCGCTCCGCCGGTGCCTCCGTGCAGCTGCTCGCGAAGGAGGGCTCGATGGCCCACCTGCGCATGCCGTCCGGCGAGGTTCGCCTGGTCGACATCCGCTGCCGCGCCACCATCGGTGAGGTCGGCAACGCCGAGCAGAGCAACATCAACTGGGGTAAGGCCGGCCGTAAGCGGTGGCTGGGCGTTCGCCCGACCGTCCGTGGTGTCGTGATGAACCCGGTTGACCACCCGCACGGTGGTGGTGAGGGCCGGACCTCCGGTGGTCGCCACCCTGTGTCCCCGTGGGGCAAGAAGGAAGGCCGTACTCGTTCGCCCAAGAAGGCGTCGAACAAGTACATCGTCCGCCGCCGCAAGACGAACAAGAAGCGCTAA